The segment GAAAACGGTAATGGAGCTTGCGATGAAAAAATCGCACCGGGTGATTCGTGTAGGAATAGTCGTATAGCTCGTCTGGGACAGAACCGATAAGGAAGCGTGTGACGGGCGGGGGGGATGAATGGTGCGACTAGGTgatacgtcgcgtcgcgcggaGGCAGAACAGGAAGAAGATACCTGTCGTCGTTGGGTCCTTGAAGAGGGTTATTCCCCGCAAAACCCATCATGTTCACGTGATCCTTCACCATCATAATGTCGCCAACCTTGTACGTGGGATTCAGACCTCCCGCCGCGTTTGTCGCAATCAGATGGGTCACGCCCACCAGCTTCATAACTCTGACTGGCATCGCGCACTGTGGATGGAAACGAGACCAACAGTCAGCTATAGCAATAGCATTCGCGATAAAGACACTCTGCGAAAACAAACACAAGATCCCCCTTGTCCTTGTCGTCCTCCGTTTGCAaccatatttaaccctttggagACGAATGTCGCCATACTGCCGACATCAGGTCCATCCATTTAATGTTTCAAGTTACAAACAGAATCATTTACAAtctcgtatacattttatatatttacaatCTGTTCCAATAAGAGCTGCAGACTTTCATATAGAAATTAGCTACatgtatatttgaaaaaatccttttgaagaattttatgcatttacgacgaaaaatgaataggtgaaaCTTCAAATAAGCAACAAACGTTTATCCAGCTCCATTCCCATGCAAATGatacgtatgtacatataaacagatccgctgtctgttCATCAGAGACCAGGGAACAGAGTCATACTGTATCAGTATCAGCTTCAATATTGAAATGAGGAATTGAAATAAACAGAGAGATAGGTTTGCAGACGGAGGATTAATTTCTCTAATGACgactcgactgcggattttatgcatgataCATAATTAATATTTGCGATTCAAAAGAACAGCgagatacaaaaaatatttttgacccACTGAAACGATTAAATGAAGGAATAAAATAAGTCAATTGCAAGAGGGTGTCTCTCACCTTCCATAGCGGGTAGCCTTCGTAATAATGGAACCTGCCCTGCATGCACATGACCGGTACACCCCTCAGATAACCAAACACCATCTGACCTTTGTGACCCTGGACTGTGGAGACAGGGAAATGAGGTATCTCCTCGTAAGGGAAGCACTGCGTGTCCTCGAGGGAGTCAGCCAACGAACCTGGACACAACTCGTTTTGCTCAATTGATCCTGTTTGGGAATACACAAACGATTGACTCGGAAAATACTCGGTACAAGCAGTAAGCTCTGTGTATAATTTGCAACCAGTCCCGCGTGTATTCCACGAGATCGTgtctatgtacatataaatgatTCCAATGCACTCGGAAAACCACCAACCTAATCCGGAGCCGCATATTATCCCGATCTTCGGCTTTATCTTGATGCGATCCAGCAGGAACTGAGCCGACTCCTGAAGCGTCTCATACGTGTACCTGGAAGAAAGAACCGGGCATGTAATTAACGCCATTTCGACTTAtttcatgtagaatcacccccgCTTTTCTTGCTCTTCCGCTTCTTCAAATATACTATACGTAGATGAATTCACGAGACTCTGATCTGTTTATCGCTCTACACTGAACTACTTGAAAACTCAGAGGCAAATTAATTTAACTCGGTGTAAACATGAAACTCGAGGAAACAGTAGCATAGTTTCCCAACGTTTTCTATTTCACTACCCCCTTTCAAAGTTTCCGTTGTTCGTTGCTCCCTTCGAGTAATGTATCTCTATTACGACCGTTCCCAAATCGAAGCTTCTGTTAGAGCAACCGAACAAATCCACTGTTCGGTACAGTACATATGCGCATCGTACAATCACCTATTGTTCGCTGAAAAGATCAGATAACTTTCCACCTCTGTACCGATCGAATCTTTGCAATGGCTGCGCCAGATCGAAAACAAATGAAAGTATAAATTGTATCATAGCACACTACagtaatgtaaaaaaaaattaggtTCCTCCTTAAATAAGAAGTTAAAGCCTCAGGAAATCGAGCACGAACAATCGCCGATTGTTCGCTGAAAAGATCAGACAACTTTCCACCTCTGAACCCATCGAACTTTTACAATGGCTGCGCCAGATCGAAAACAAATAGAAATGAGAATGTAGGGGAACCGTGTAGCACGATTTTCGGGATCGCGAATCGATTCGAGCCTCGGGGGTCGTGGACTGATTTCTGGCCGGAAATACGTCCGATTTCAGTTTCGGTTCGGTCTCGCGCGAGGCTGGAAATAATAGTTTCTACGAAATCACAGGCACGACCGCATAAATTGGCAAGATAATGGGAGCCGTCATAGTTGCCGCGAGAGGAACGAGTGGTTCGTTGCTCCCTGGGGCCAGCGCAGCGCCCGGTACAATTTCGCGAAACGGGTGCAGTTGCCTGTTAAACTGCTAAAGAGGCTCGAGAATAGCGACGGATTTAAGCCGAACCCTGGGCTTCGGTTCGCAGGTATTACTAATCACGCATTGGCATACACTGGGGCCCGGGGACAAGCGCGCGCGATCGCGAACGGCGCGGCTCAGAGCTGCGTGTGTTTATACGAACACGAACACGAACGCGTACACCTCATCTACTGTGCGTGCATTTACGCGTGCACGCACGCCGATACAGAATGCACCCGCCCGGACCGGTTCTACGCACAGATGCACACGCAGAATTTCCGTGCATCCGAGCACATAAGCCGGCCCCCGCTACGCGTCACGCAATCGACAATTTCTCGCGATTCTATACAAATTTTCAACTACCTCTTGCACCCCTTTCGTACCCTATTTTCTCTaaaccttcgcaaggtaatgtgggaTCTCGGAGACCCCCGCTTCAGATAtttcaaaagaatttttatattaatacaattaaatctgtttgtttgctTTTTATCTTGTGTTATTCTCTATCCCAAAATTAGAAACGAGGCtgtttatgaaattcatttgtcggggtctAAGAGAACCCACCTTACTATTTATGTGCTATTaaaccttaccttgcgaggttTAATACTCTTTGCGAATCGACACACCATATTTCTGCGACGCCGAGTTGATCCGACTTTTTAACTATTAATCGATGGCTGTAGCCAAGCCATTCAAGACAAGGCATGTTAAGAAACAGAAGACGATACCTAAGCTGACTGTAAACCGACTTTATAATAGCTTAcatctattttatataaatcataCTTTTCCTATCTTTCCCTAGATTCCCTCCACCCTTTCCCAGATGCTTCCCGTCGTCCTGCAAATATTGTGAAAAAGTGCATGTACAAGTGTATTCGAAGCGTGTCCGTAGCTCGGGCAATTATCGATCGTTTCAGAGCTGACGGCACCGGGATGCAAACCGCGAGAAGTCGTTTAAGAAATTCTGAATAAACAAGTTGCAGACACTCCGATGCTCGAGGACTATTAACATAGTGAAACTTTGGTGCGCCTTTGCGACAGAACATCAAAGACGATCCTGCTCGCGCTCGCGACCTGTTACAGTTTGCTTTCGGAAACTGGAGAGCGGTGGTAAACCGACGACAATAGCTCCGCCGCCACCTCGATCATTGCTGTTTCTTAACCTGACTACCGaggtttatgcaaatgcacaaTTTTGCGGGCAAACTTGCTGAAATTTATCCCGAACGAACTTATCTTCCCCGTGCCAGAGCTTACGGTCAATTACAGATAACATTAAAACGAAGAGCTGCAACACGCTTACAATTAGACGGCGGAATTCAAGAGCACGCTTGTTTGCCCGATTAAACAATTGCGCGAAGAATGTGCACGCGACAGAAACTACATACTGACACAATTGAAAATGTTACGAATAGCAATCTCTTCTTTCGAGGAAGACGATGCCGAAGCATTTATTCGACTAATTTATAACTTCGGGATTAAATTGTATCACAATTGtgcccgtaattatgaaagtggtctgtcatatatttcttgtttcgaaaatatatttttttgtacatGTATTATGTGGTGATATTTCGATTTAGAAATTCATTAGTCTTGATCAGTGAATATTTATTATGAATTTCCGTGAAGGCTTcgtttgttttaattatttattaatgaagttaaccccttgcctttaATCCCTTGAAAATGTGAAACataaacaaaacaaaacaaaaggGTTAACATAAACGTAGCCGTACGAAAACTATGATATAATCAATTTTCTTAATCAGTTACGACATATTTTGGGGATAAGGACGTTCTAATCAACTGTGAAGGAAATGATAACGGCAAGAGAGGTTAAAAGATTGATCTAAGAAATGGCGCGACGGTTTTCGTTCTTCGATCCCCTGGATCGAATAATCGCGGGGCCGAAGTGGAAATCACGGTGATAATCGGAATGCATACGCGTCACCCGTAAGGGACATCGAATAATGGGACGTTGAACGCGCTTGAATATGCATCCGCGTCGCCAATAGAGCCAGCCCGAACCCATCCCGCATTCAACTGCGAATCTGAGAATTGCTTCCCAGTTTCgacgtcgcggcgcggcgcggcgcgcgtctCGTGGAAAAGCTTTGATATAGCCGCGGGTATGCCAAACGTCATTAGACCGACCGCATTCGCGGATGCTCCATCGTAAAACGGGATTGTACGGTCGCCCGTTATGAATGGGAAATGTGAGGTCGACGATTATTATAACGACGTGAATGCGCCCCGCCACGGCCCGGCTCCAGGGCATCGCACGAGAGGATTCAATGACGCCTCCGCGATTCTGTCCACAATATCGGTTGCTCTAATCCCGGATACGGGATGTACGCCCGTCGCGCGTCGTaggaactctctctctctctctctctcgttgctTCTCGGATTTAATCGCGTCTCGATGCTTCGCGTCGCGCCAAATTAAGGACAACACATAACTTGATGGCTCAGCTCGCTCTAGATCGTTTGGATCACTTGCGACAAACAGGATCTTCGAGATAAGTAAGATACGACGACTTGGTTCTTTCTTTCGACTGGTTCTTTCAATCTGTGTTCTTAGCTACAGCATAGATTCTACAAACTTTCAACATTTAGATCGGGAAAGCATTGTGAAACTAGTACTCGGGAGAATACGAAGACACTTTTtccccaacccaatacatataaACGTTTTGAATTGGCGTGCGAAGTCTCTTAACCTAAACATAATCCAGAACGTTTGGGGAAGACTGTCAAAAAAGAATATTATACGAAGGTGGAAAGCAGTACAGAGTACAGTACAGTATCCGAAttgaaatcagcaattttagaaGCTGGGAAaagcatacatgaaaatgatataaaaaatcttgTATATAAGTTTGCCAAGAAGAATGATTGAAGTGGTACATACAACGTAAAGTCGTAAAGGGCAGTCCACGCATTACTAAAACTgccaaaaattgtgtaattttgttgaactctaatacttttcttattttatattcaaagtgcCTTATATCATTTTGCCCacgctaaaaatcaatttttgtagaaatgataaatggtttgaacgagttatttaatttttagtatattatattatataaaagttttagtaccttattttgttgtacgtatATTCACTTTCTACGTGTATATACGTATGTACGGATGAATGTTCATTTCTAAAAACATTGAGGTGTCTTATCATTTTGACCAACAGTGTATACGTACGCTCTGTATGGAACGGCCTCAGTAGGCGTGGCATCGTTGCTCCCAATCAGCATTCAGTGCACAGCTATTTACTAGTCAACCTAAATTAACGAACACACACTCTCTATTCTGATAGCAATCTGAACTTGTACGAGGAGCaatgtttcgaataaaataacATATCAGACAAATCCGTAGAGGACAATTTGCTGAAGTAGGCGTGGTTTCGTGGCCCTCGACGCCTCGGAAACACCTCCCCACGGAGCAACCAGTTCCCAAGACTAACCGAAATCTCAAATCGCTTTCAGAAAGGATAGATCCTACCTGCAGACATTTCGTTCAACTGTGACCACCGAAGAACCATTTTCGGGAACGTGTCCCATTTTCTCATCGCACGTCTCGCGAGGTGGATAAGAGCAACGTGGCGGTGGAAAGTCACGGGAACATGGGAATATCGAAAGCGGGGTCGTTTCAGGCGAAAGTTCCCGGGATCTGGCGAAAAAAGTTTAATGCCGCTCGGGTTTCTATGCACCGATTCGAGCACGAGAACGCGGAGAGGGTGGAAAATGGCGGAACGCGACTGGTAAATATTAAATGTATCGACTATATAGAAAATTTATCCAGTCGGACAGCGAGCTAGTTCGAACGCGTTGCCGCTGGAACGTCGAGGATGCATTAAAAACGAAACAACTGAGACGGCGTGCAATCGACAGTCGTATCGAGTGCAACCGCATCTGGAAAATCATTGTTCTCGGATGCTCGAAAAAAAAGTAACTCTTTCGACCACATTATTGTCGCCCATTTTCACTAATCGGATGTTCGCGAACAAGTTTATCAAGATCGCAATACACTTGAAACCACTCGAGCaatcatataaatatacatacaactCGATCATGTAtacgtgcccataattatgaaagtagccagagtcatatatttcttgtttcgagatatttcaagggTTGCAtttgaataaattgaaaaatatttttccatgaaTGTGTCATTTGACCGCCTGCGGATTAATGGACTTGCGCTTTCTGAAAGTATTTAAAGAACTATTTCTTTCGAAAAATCGCGGCTTTCTCCGAACAATAACAGCGAGGACACGCGTTGACAGAATGTGTCATTTCAGGCTGCGGATTAATGGACTTGCACTTTTACGCGCCGAAGAGAAGAAGCGCGATCGCGCGGCGTGTCAAATGGTTAATAGAGTGTTCGAGGAAATTGAAACGACCTTCGAACGAGCAATAATGATCGCGACGATGGAACGACGGACATCGATGTCCTGAGAAATCGATGCAGTCGAACGTCGTCGTGCAACCAGTCGAATAAAATTCCAACGAGCGAGCGCCGAGTAAGCAGCGTTGTTGGCAGCGCTGTGATGTAACGTATTACGAAACCGCGAAGAAATATATCGACACACGAGATAAATCTGCGATCAACACTGTCAACGCACCACCGTCTCCCTTTCTCTatcgttgctgctgctgctgctgctgctactgctgctgctgttAGCCTTTGTTGACAGGAAGGTCTACGGCCCCGTCGACATTACAAGCGATTCTTGTTTTTGTTTTGCCGATAAACAAAATCGATGTACGAACACGCACCGCTATTTCTAAATGGATAGCGATCACGAGAAACAGAGCGAAGAGCGACGATCGTCCAGCACCATTGGCTATTTCGTTTATGTTAAAACCGTTAAAAGTTTGTGCGTTATGCACTCCTTTTTGTTCATCTGCCTGTTCCTCGTTTTAGTTTCGTACGGTAAAAGTACTGTGAAATTAAGAGGAAGTCGAAAATGAAACCTTTCAGTTGAGGCTTCGTTCTCAAGGAAAACAAGTTTGGAATGTCCTAAACCACGCGGCGCTATTAAAGGGGCACAGTCTGATCATGAATGTCCGTATCTACTGGTGCGTGTTTAATTTCGAGCTCAACACTTCTTGCGTTCTATGTATACTGTGTACGAATGATCGAAAATGTCAGAGAGGGAGATGGGTGCAAGAGGAAAATCTTTTCCCATTGATACTCGGTACTTGAGGGAATCTTGTAGTTAGGTAAATATCGTCGGCAGCGAGTGATAACTCGATAGCGGTCCATTAACTTTTGCAATTAGCCGGGGAACTCGATACAGTAGCACAGCAATATCGCGCGGATCCATAGAAGCGGAGAGAACCGCGGCAGTCTAGGGCAATTAGTTGTGTTTGGAAATTTCATATACACTCTGGA is part of the Lasioglossum baleicum chromosome 6, iyLasBale1, whole genome shotgun sequence genome and harbors:
- the LOC143209378 gene encoding purine nucleoside phosphorylase isoform X3 — protein: MLIGSNDATPTEAVPYRAYTYETLQESAQFLLDRIKIKPKIGIICGSGLGSIEQNELCPGSLADSLEDTQCFPYEEIPHFPVSTVQGHKGQMVFGYLRGVPVMCMQGRFHYYEGYPLWKCAMPVRVMKLVGVTHLIATNAAGGLNPTYKVGDIMMVKDHVNMMGFAGNNPLQGPNDDRFGPRFPPMNKAYDRSLLEMGQQVAEEMGILDMVHKGVYTCLGGPNFETVAELKMLRMIGVDAVGMSTVHEVITARHCDLQVFTFSLITNQCVIDYENHDEVNHEEVMDIGKAKQPLLQEYLSRVVTRLSDIINSERNCL
- the LOC143209378 gene encoding purine nucleoside phosphorylase isoform X4, which encodes MLIGSNDATPTEAVPYRAYTYETLQESAQFLLDRIKIKPKIGIICGSGLGSLADSLEDTQCFPYEEIPHFPVSTVQGHKGQMVFGYLRGVPVMCMQGRFHYYEGYPLWKCAMPVRVMKLVGVTHLIATNAAGGLNPTYKVGDIMMVKDHVNMMGFAGNNPLQGPNDDRFGPRFPPMNKAYDRSLLEMGQQVAEEMGILDMVHKGVYTCLGGPNFETVAELKMLRMIGVDAVGMSTVHEVITARHCDLQVFTFSLITNQCVIDYENHDEVNHEEVMDIGKAKQPLLQEYLSRVVTRLSDIINSERNCL